The Armatimonadota bacterium DNA segment CGTTCGGCGTCGAACCTCCGTTTCAGGGAAGTTGACGCAGCTGCCGCGGGTACACAGCCATATGCACCGCGAAAAGGAGAGATTTTGAAAACCCGATTTGTTGTTCTGACGGCATGCCTGTTTGTTGGTTCGGCCGGCTTGTCGAGCGCTGCTGTTGCTCAAGCGCCGACACCCGCCGAGCGGGTGCTAGGGTCGCTGCTGAGCGTAGGGGGATATGCCTTTACACAGGGACGGGCTATCCGGGCGCTGGGTACCCCCAAGTTCTTTGGCGATTCGCTGCTCTATGGCAAGCCGGCCAGTCGTGGTGGCTGGCTCTACAGCGGCGGCATCGAACTAATGGGGGCCAGCGACCACTTTTTGCCGTTCACCGGTGGCAATAGCGCCGACCTTATTGGGCCCAGCTTCCGCGTGACCACTGCGCAGGTGGCCGGTCGACTGCAGCCGTTTGCCGGCGCCGGGCTCTACTACTTTTCCGTCCATTCCGACCGTGAGAAGTTCAACTCCAACGGCATCGTGCCGGGTATCTCTTTCGGCGTCCGGTACCCCGTGGCCAGGTTTGTAACCCTGGAGGCCGCCTACCATATCAACGGCACCATCGGCGGCCTTGGATCCGATGGCTTTGCGCTCACCCTAAACGTATTCTGATGGCGCGGCGACCCGGCAGGCAGGTAACGGCATGCACACACCGGTAGACCTTCGCAGCGACACCACAACGCGGCCCTCGGCATCCATGCGGGCTGCGATGGCAGCTGCCGAGGTTGGCGACGACGTGTTCGACGACGATCCAACGATCCACCGTCTCCAGGAGCAGGCGGCCACTCGTTTCGGCAAGGAGGCTGCGCTGTTGATGCCCTCGGGCACCATGAGCAACTGCGTGGCCGTGAAGACACACACTACTCCCGGCGATGAGATTCTTCTGGATGCGGCGGCGCACTCCATGCTCTACGAGGTGGGGATGCCGGCCGTGATCGCAAACGTGCTCACGCGACAGTTTCCCAGCGAGCGCGGCGTGCCCGATGTGCCGTTCATCGCCGCCAATATCCAGACCGAATCGATTCACGCACCCGGCACCAGACTGATCGTGCTGGAGAACACGCATAACCGTGCCGGCGGGGCGATTATACCCATGGAGACACACCGTGAAATATGGGAGATCGCCAACGAACGAGGCCTGATGCTGCATATCGATGGCGCTCGCATCCTCAACGCCGCAGTGGCCACCGGGACCGAGCCGCGTGAGTACGGCGCCTGCTGCCATTCAATCACGTTCTGTCTGTCAAAGGGCCTCGGATGCCCGGTCGGTTCCGTGCTGTGCGGCAGTCGCGAGTTTATCGGTCGCGCCCGTCGCGTACGCAAACTGCTCGGCGGCGGCATGCGTCAGGCCGGTATTCTGGCCGCGGCCGGAATCTATGCGCTGGAGAACCATGTGGATCGCCTGGCCGACGATCACCGGCGCGCAGCAGCCCTGGCCATGGCGATCCGCGGCGCTCGCAATCTGGGTCTGGACGATCGGCCGCCGCCGACCAACATGGTCTACGTTCGTACGGCGGGCAGCGCCGCCGCCTTTTGCGCTGCGATGCGCGAAGCTGGAGTCCTGGCTGCGCCAACTGCCGCGGACCGATTTCGATTGGTGACGCATCTGGATATTGACGATGACGACGTTGAATTCGCGGCGAACGCTATTTGCCGCGTCGCAGCGGCTGCCTGAGCCGGCCCGCGCAGGAAGCCACTTTGCTGCACCACGATCACGTTGAGCGCGCCGCTGCCGAGACGATGCGCGCCGCCGTGTATATTGGGTGCGGCCGTGTCGAACTGCAGCACATTGCGGCGCCGGTTCCCGGAGACGACGAACTGACGGTTTCCGTGAAGGCGTGCGGACTCTGCCTGACCGACGTGAAGAAGATCACATCCAACGCCTTCCCGGCGCCACGGGTGTTCGGCCACGAGATCGCCGGCGTAGTCCATTCGGTTGGCCGGGATGTACAGGGCTGGCAGCCTGGTGACCGGGTGGTGGTCCACCACCACGTTCCATGCCGCGACTGCTTCTGGTGTCAACGGCGTCTTTTTGCGAGCTGCGAGCAGTTCAAGAGGACCGGCACAACGGCCGGGATTGGAGAGCCTTCGGGGGGCGGGTTCTCGGAGATGATCCTCGTTCACCGCTGGTGCATACCGGGCCTCGTCC contains these protein-coding regions:
- the ltaE gene encoding low-specificity L-threonine aldolase, which encodes MHTPVDLRSDTTTRPSASMRAAMAAAEVGDDVFDDDPTIHRLQEQAATRFGKEAALLMPSGTMSNCVAVKTHTTPGDEILLDAAAHSMLYEVGMPAVIANVLTRQFPSERGVPDVPFIAANIQTESIHAPGTRLIVLENTHNRAGGAIIPMETHREIWEIANERGLMLHIDGARILNAAVATGTEPREYGACCHSITFCLSKGLGCPVGSVLCGSREFIGRARRVRKLLGGGMRQAGILAAAGIYALENHVDRLADDHRRAAALAMAIRGARNLGLDDRPPPTNMVYVRTAGSAAAFCAAMREAGVLAAPTAADRFRLVTHLDIDDDDVEFAANAICRVAAAA